In one window of Bombus fervidus isolate BK054 chromosome 4, iyBomFerv1, whole genome shotgun sequence DNA:
- the LOC139986947 gene encoding uncharacterized protein isoform X2, translating to MEQLDEVHSDINKVESSIKVDVSSSLISESTTDIIKNAKDIPENQENKSQECTDNIIQNVLLVNKCDVTDLNKKFESKESSETESIKNAAINEVEQEIINKNPQIDDQYKKDEKSQEEQAENTTEVEDHLRYTGDTSLDKESTNNVEVFNTNEGEQNIAKHNVCTVLNIDTVGDTNAQCQALIKTLSETFDDKDQTLHVTDTDTDLSKLVDSSSEVMVLTVETINDMNESTEENIVLTVHEKDAVVNSNEKNVSVEQKEMKNTEIVNEEFNLIDYAQESDGTIIEVISTEIVAQEVSENCSQKDNKEVLNHTETGNDSITPTTSGVINDLGTAGDIDIKEKNVSIKEGTDIKGEDIKEECRNTDARYNVEQETTNGNGKTESFDSSHKINVEKKIIHNKIVVPTHVANTEGRNKSISETDKVSITNKRSVIQDIFDDWGVENAEDDSQSVSKTPDTVEIELKSLLNDTKTRTIEESTVVLVEEEITCIEKESVVDAGKAVEVAKQNKEMQVSKGQLDNNQTIKKQQNNIKSLLKDQLTHSISQAVGKSTKDSTYDTVAFSQTSQIIPINRGRNLTSQPSQVEIAEALKERFREKQKVVEQPPRPDIFFVKKLTQRLSSKLVGSPGTALPALIPLPQPTNQSLIQCDKKSSDNTSTGTSKESNSDNKELLAILEGDVDPDWSNLKPPILAEEGKRSVKIEQSGYNTPPKLDPLVERELALKQLLELPVASSKRSIQKKKKIIKPTPTKSSKAIKTKIVSKTEKETIGMEPKNKPTESVEDTNSSGCASSSLLIESHASEKKTDIRVDESRSGRKRKLTEKAREHEQQQNIVKRQKVYKGKVSLGKKQPQDQTPPDISLTENHVSKETMVLPSDEVNVIITDEITEKHVTNNNKVDITLDKLDDTQNVCNIKPSKQNLNKKRSQSITKQNIAVKKILRQNISSNKKTATLKTKLNTSKKSGSKIVSKTKRSTENNAGDSKPKKKIINEIDRLLQDEGVVNLLYDVEQPDKKRLVPITKSQAKVMDIQKVQRELKLRKKLVRNAVLRLRTSAGVSKPRSKRTSIYLTDMQVDKKIGDQATPVKQINLSQEFILPAKIRNAADASVIIRRHSSSSFSSASGSPRVSIDTPEKNEGAKVDEGGFHSLRSTKRRHSQDEKINIKKSKKKIVQKSDTGIDFVDIVEDKMVFPERLNKKLDSKKADKNPKQPETDETNNGLGKVITRSNGTATDNNEEFSKGEDELSACLAEAANALSVVNAGSRSANSATNRKNKVNANTTKTLESDNNKTKMEIRSQFSNKEINIRRHGNLVQLILTPSSSTKIRNALTLQVMQEFRETLSILKKDDDCRVVLLTSTGSSFCEGLELSMLLHTNKEKRRIHAQEMADAVKDFIKSLASFNKPIVAGVQGAAVGLGVTMLPLFDLVIASDKATFSTPYGKLGQIAEGAAVFTLSHILGSAITSELLLGGRTLTASEALRAGLVTRVLWPDRFQVELLPTLKAMSEQSSQSMEATKTLLRHSLRKKLDAALESETYLLIQHWCSVECQTAIKAYIDGKVQ from the exons ATGGAACAATTAGATGAAGTGCACAGTGACATTAATAAAGTAGAATCATCGATAAAAGTAGATGTATCTTCTTCATTAATATCAGAATCAACGACTGATATTATAAAGAATGCAAAGGATATTCCagaaaatcaagaaaataAGTCACAAGAATGTACAgataatataattcaaaatgttttattagtaaataaatgtGATGTAacagatttaaataaaaaatttgaaagtaaagAAAGTAGTGAAACAGAGAGCATAAAGAACGCTGCGATTAATGAAGTAGaacaagaaataataaataagaacCCACAAATTGATGatcaatataaaaaagatgaGAAATCTCAAGAAGAGCAAGCAGAAAATACAACCGAGGTTGAAGATCATTTAAGATATACAGGTGACACATCTTTAGATAAAGAAAGTACAAACAATGTTGAAGtatttaatacaaatgaaGGTGAACAAAACATTGCGAAACACAACGTTTGTACAGTGTTAAATATAGATACAGTTGGTGATACTAATGCTCAGTGTCAAGCATTAATTAAAACACTTAGTGAGACTTTTGATGATAAAGACCAAACATTGCATGTCACGGATACAGACACAGATTTGTCTAAACTAGTTGATAGTAGTTCAGAAGTAATGGTACTGACTGTAGAAACTATTAATGATATGAATGAAAGtacagaagaaaatattgttttaactGTACATGAAAAGGATGCTGTTGTAAATTCcaatgaaaaaaatgtttctgtagaacaaaaagaaatgaaGAACACTGAGATTGTAaatgaagaatttaatttgataGATTATGCACAAGAAAGTGATGGAACAATTATAGAAGTAATCTCAACAGAAATTGTGGCTCAAGAAGTTTCTGAAAATTGTAGCCAGAAAGACAACAAGGAAGTATTAAATCATACAGAGACAGGAAACGATTCTATAACTCCTACTACCTCAGGAGTAATTAATGATCTAGGAACTGCAGGTGACATtgatattaaagaaaagaatgtaAGTATTAAAGAAGGCACTGATATTAAAGGAGAGGACATAAAGGAAGAGTGTAGAAATACTGATGcaagatataacgtagaacaagAAACAACAAATGGAAATGGCAAGACTGAATCTTTTGATAGTTCACATAAAATTAatgtagaaaagaaaattattcataataaaattgtcGTACCTACACATGTTGCTAATACAGAAGGAAGGAATAAATCTATAAGTGAAACAGATAAAGTGAGCATAACTAACAAAAGAAGTGTAATTCAGGATATCTTTGATGATTGGGGTGTTGAAAATGCAGAAGATGATAGTCAGTCGGTATCTAAAACTCCAGATACTGTAGAAATTGAATTGAAAAGTTTACTAAATGACACAAAAACACGAACTATAGAAGAAAGCACAGTTGTGCTGGTTGAAGAAGAAATTACATGCATTGAAAAAGAATCAGTTGTAGATGCTGGAAAGGCTGTAGAAGTTGCTAAACAAAACAAAGAAATGCAAGTATCAAAAGGACAACTGGATAATAATCAAACTATAAAGaaacaacaaaataatataaaatcattacTCAAAGATCAACTAACTCATTCTATATCACAGGCTGTTGGGAAGTCTACAAAAGATTCAACATATGATACTGTGGCATTTAGTCAAACTTCGCAAATTATCCCTATTAATCGTGGTCGAAATTTAACCAGTCAACCTTCACAGGTTGAAATAGCAGAAGCATTAAAAGAACGATTCCGGGAGAAACAAAAAGTAGTAGAACAACCACCACGAcctgatatattttttgttaaaaaactAACCCAGAGATTATCAAGTAAATTAGTAGGTAGTCCAGGAACCGCTTTACCAGCACTTATACCATTGCCTCAGCCTACTAATCAATCCCTTATTCAATGTGATAAAAAGTCATCAGATAATACTAGTACAGGAACTAGCAAAGAAAGCAATTCTGATAATAAAGAACTGTTAGCAATACTGGAAGGTGATGTTGACCCTGATTGGTCTAACTTGAAACCGCCAATTTTAGCAGAGGAAGGAAAACGTTCAGTAAAGATTGAACAAAGTGGTTATAATACACCACCAAAACTTGATCCCTTAGTTGAAAGAGAACTAGCATTGAAACAACTTCTGGAATTACCTGTTGCATCATCTAAAAGAAGTAtacagaaaaagaagaaaataattaaacctACACCTACTAAATCTTCTAAagcaataaaaacaaaaattgtatctaaaacagagaaagaaacaatTGGAATGGAACCAAAAAATAAACCTACAGAATCTGTAGAGGATACAAATTCTTCTGGTTGTGCTTCATCTTCTTTGCTTATCGAGTCCCATGCttcagaaaaaaaaacagataTACGAGTAGATGAGTCAAGATCAGGTAGAAAACGAAAACTTACAGAAAAAGCTAGGGAACATGAACAACAACAGAACATTGTAAAACGtcaaaaagtatataaagGAAAAGTTTCACTGGGCAAGAAGCAACCTCAAGACCAAACTCCACCTGACATTAGCTTAACTGAAAATCATGTATCTAAGGAGACCATGGTGCTTCCCAGTGATGAAGTTAATGTCATAATAACAGATGAAATAACAGAAAAACATgtcacaaataataataaagtagaTATAACATTAGACAAACTTGATGATACAcaaaatgtatgtaatataaaaccTTCAAAACAAAATCTTAATAAAAAGAGATCACAATCTATTACTAAACAAAATATAGcagtaaaaaagatattaaggCAAAACATATCTTCAAATAAGAAAACTGCTACTttaaaaactaaattaaaCACATCAAAGAAATCAGGATCAAAGATAGTCTCAAAGACAAAACGATCTACAGAAAATAATGCTGGAGATTCTAaaccaaaaaagaaaatcataaACGAAATAGATAGATTACTTCAAGATGAAGGTGttgtaaatttattgtacGATGTAGAACAACcagataaaaaaagattagTTCCCATTACCAAATCTCAAGCAAAAGTTATGGATATACAAAAAGTACAACGTGAGCTTAAACTTAGAAAGAAGTTAGTACGTAATGCAGTTTTAAGATTACGTACTTCAGCAGGTGTATCAAAACCAAGATCTAAAAGGACTTCTATATATTTGACTGATATGCAAGTAGATAAAAAAATTGGAGATCAAGCCACACcagtaaaacaaataaatttatctcaAGAGTTTATTTTACCtgcaaaaataagaaatgcaGCAGATGCATCTGTTATAATTAGGAGACATTCATCTAGTTCATTTTCCAGTGCATCTGGAAGTCCTAGAGTTAGTATTGATACTCCAGAGAAAAATGAAGGAGCTAAAGTTGATGAAGGGGGATTCCATTCCTTAAGATCTACAAAAAGACGACATTCGCAagacgaaaaaataaatataaaaaaaagtaaaaagaagatTGTGCAAAAAAGTGACACAGGAATTGATTTTGTTGACATTGTAGAGGATAAAATGGTATTTCCTGAACGTCTTAATAAAAAGTTGGATTCAAAAAAAGCTGATAAAAATCCCAAACAACCAGAAACAGACGAAACTAATAATGGTTTAGGGAAAGTTATTACAAGATCAAATGGTACAGCTACAG ATAACAATGAAGAATTTTCCAAAGGAGAAGATGAACTTTCAGCCTGCCTTGCAGAAGCTGCTAATGCGCTATCAGTAGTCAATGCTGGGAGTCGGTCTGCAAATTCAGCAACAAATCGCAAAAATAAAG TCAATGCAAATACAACCAAAACACTAGAAtcagataataataaaacaaaaatggaaattcgAAGTCAATTTAGTaataaggaaataaatatacgTCGACATGGAAATCTTGTGCAGTTAATACTTACACCATCATCTTcaacaaaaataagaaatgcTCTCACTCTCcag GTGATGCAAGAATTTCGTGAAACATTATCAATTCTAAAAAAGGATGATGATTGTAGAGTTGTTTTATTAACATCAACAGGTAGCAGTTTTTGTGAAGGTCTCGAATTATCTATGTTGCTACatacaaataaagaaaaacggCGGATACATGCCCAAGAAATGGCAGATGCGGTTAA GGACTTCATTAAAAGTTTAGCATCGTTCAACAAACCTATTGTTGCTGGAGTTCAAGGAGCTGCGGTTGGACTTGGAGTAACAATGTTGCCTTTATTTGATCTTGTGATAGCTAGTGACAAAGCTACATTTAGTACACCTTATGGTAAATTAGGGCAAATTGCTGAAGGTGCTGCTGTATTTACTTTATCACATATATTAGGAAGTGCAATT ACAAGTGAATTATTATTAGGTGGTAGAACTCTAACAGCTAGTGAAGCACTAAGAGCTGGTCTTGTTACTCGAGTTTTATGGCCTGATAGATTTCAAGTTGAATTACTACCAACCCTAAAAGCTATGAGTGAGCAATCCTCACAG
- the LOC139986947 gene encoding uncharacterized protein isoform X1, whose protein sequence is MEQLDEVHSDINKVESSIKVDVSSSLISESTTDIIKNAKDIPENQENKSQECTDNIIQNVLLVNKCDVTDLNKKFESKESSETESIKNAAINEVEQEIINKNPQIDDQYKKDEKSQEEQAENTTEVEDHLRYTGDTSLDKESTNNVEVFNTNEGEQNIAKHNVCTVLNIDTVGDTNAQCQALIKTLSETFDDKDQTLHVTDTDTDLSKLVDSSSEVMVLTVETINDMNESTEENIVLTVHEKDAVVNSNEKNVSVEQKEMKNTEIVNEEFNLIDYAQESDGTIIEVISTEIVAQEVSENCSQKDNKEVLNHTETGNDSITPTTSGVINDLGTAGDIDIKEKNVSIKEGTDIKGEDIKEECRNTDARYNVEQETTNGNGKTESFDSSHKINVEKKIIHNKIVVPTHVANTEGRNKSISETDKVSITNKRSVIQDIFDDWGVENAEDDSQSVSKTPDTVEIELKSLLNDTKTRTIEESTVVLVEEEITCIEKESVVDAGKAVEVAKQNKEMQVSKGQLDNNQTIKKQQNNIKSLLKDQLTHSISQAVGKSTKDSTYDTVAFSQTSQIIPINRGRNLTSQPSQVEIAEALKERFREKQKVVEQPPRPDIFFVKKLTQRLSSKLVGSPGTALPALIPLPQPTNQSLIQCDKKSSDNTSTGTSKESNSDNKELLAILEGDVDPDWSNLKPPILAEEGKRSVKIEQSGYNTPPKLDPLVERELALKQLLELPVASSKRSIQKKKKIIKPTPTKSSKAIKTKIVSKTEKETIGMEPKNKPTESVEDTNSSGCASSSLLIESHASEKKTDIRVDESRSGRKRKLTEKAREHEQQQNIVKRQKVYKGKVSLGKKQPQDQTPPDISLTENHVSKETMVLPSDEVNVIITDEITEKHVTNNNKVDITLDKLDDTQNVCNIKPSKQNLNKKRSQSITKQNIAVKKILRQNISSNKKTATLKTKLNTSKKSGSKIVSKTKRSTENNAGDSKPKKKIINEIDRLLQDEGVVNLLYDVEQPDKKRLVPITKSQAKVMDIQKVQRELKLRKKLVRNAVLRLRTSAGVSKPRSKRTSIYLTDMQVDKKIGDQATPVKQINLSQEFILPAKIRNAADASVIIRRHSSSSFSSASGSPRVSIDTPEKNEGAKVDEGGFHSLRSTKRRHSQDEKINIKKSKKKIVQKSDTGIDFVDIVEDKMVFPERLNKKLDSKKADKNPKQPETDETNNGLGKVITRSNGTATGKVTSKTKKTTKNKVTFAKTNEPDNNEEFSKGEDELSACLAEAANALSVVNAGSRSANSATNRKNKVNANTTKTLESDNNKTKMEIRSQFSNKEINIRRHGNLVQLILTPSSSTKIRNALTLQVMQEFRETLSILKKDDDCRVVLLTSTGSSFCEGLELSMLLHTNKEKRRIHAQEMADAVKDFIKSLASFNKPIVAGVQGAAVGLGVTMLPLFDLVIASDKATFSTPYGKLGQIAEGAAVFTLSHILGSAITSELLLGGRTLTASEALRAGLVTRVLWPDRFQVELLPTLKAMSEQSSQSMEATKTLLRHSLRKKLDAALESETYLLIQHWCSVECQTAIKAYIDGKVQ, encoded by the exons ATGGAACAATTAGATGAAGTGCACAGTGACATTAATAAAGTAGAATCATCGATAAAAGTAGATGTATCTTCTTCATTAATATCAGAATCAACGACTGATATTATAAAGAATGCAAAGGATATTCCagaaaatcaagaaaataAGTCACAAGAATGTACAgataatataattcaaaatgttttattagtaaataaatgtGATGTAacagatttaaataaaaaatttgaaagtaaagAAAGTAGTGAAACAGAGAGCATAAAGAACGCTGCGATTAATGAAGTAGaacaagaaataataaataagaacCCACAAATTGATGatcaatataaaaaagatgaGAAATCTCAAGAAGAGCAAGCAGAAAATACAACCGAGGTTGAAGATCATTTAAGATATACAGGTGACACATCTTTAGATAAAGAAAGTACAAACAATGTTGAAGtatttaatacaaatgaaGGTGAACAAAACATTGCGAAACACAACGTTTGTACAGTGTTAAATATAGATACAGTTGGTGATACTAATGCTCAGTGTCAAGCATTAATTAAAACACTTAGTGAGACTTTTGATGATAAAGACCAAACATTGCATGTCACGGATACAGACACAGATTTGTCTAAACTAGTTGATAGTAGTTCAGAAGTAATGGTACTGACTGTAGAAACTATTAATGATATGAATGAAAGtacagaagaaaatattgttttaactGTACATGAAAAGGATGCTGTTGTAAATTCcaatgaaaaaaatgtttctgtagaacaaaaagaaatgaaGAACACTGAGATTGTAaatgaagaatttaatttgataGATTATGCACAAGAAAGTGATGGAACAATTATAGAAGTAATCTCAACAGAAATTGTGGCTCAAGAAGTTTCTGAAAATTGTAGCCAGAAAGACAACAAGGAAGTATTAAATCATACAGAGACAGGAAACGATTCTATAACTCCTACTACCTCAGGAGTAATTAATGATCTAGGAACTGCAGGTGACATtgatattaaagaaaagaatgtaAGTATTAAAGAAGGCACTGATATTAAAGGAGAGGACATAAAGGAAGAGTGTAGAAATACTGATGcaagatataacgtagaacaagAAACAACAAATGGAAATGGCAAGACTGAATCTTTTGATAGTTCACATAAAATTAatgtagaaaagaaaattattcataataaaattgtcGTACCTACACATGTTGCTAATACAGAAGGAAGGAATAAATCTATAAGTGAAACAGATAAAGTGAGCATAACTAACAAAAGAAGTGTAATTCAGGATATCTTTGATGATTGGGGTGTTGAAAATGCAGAAGATGATAGTCAGTCGGTATCTAAAACTCCAGATACTGTAGAAATTGAATTGAAAAGTTTACTAAATGACACAAAAACACGAACTATAGAAGAAAGCACAGTTGTGCTGGTTGAAGAAGAAATTACATGCATTGAAAAAGAATCAGTTGTAGATGCTGGAAAGGCTGTAGAAGTTGCTAAACAAAACAAAGAAATGCAAGTATCAAAAGGACAACTGGATAATAATCAAACTATAAAGaaacaacaaaataatataaaatcattacTCAAAGATCAACTAACTCATTCTATATCACAGGCTGTTGGGAAGTCTACAAAAGATTCAACATATGATACTGTGGCATTTAGTCAAACTTCGCAAATTATCCCTATTAATCGTGGTCGAAATTTAACCAGTCAACCTTCACAGGTTGAAATAGCAGAAGCATTAAAAGAACGATTCCGGGAGAAACAAAAAGTAGTAGAACAACCACCACGAcctgatatattttttgttaaaaaactAACCCAGAGATTATCAAGTAAATTAGTAGGTAGTCCAGGAACCGCTTTACCAGCACTTATACCATTGCCTCAGCCTACTAATCAATCCCTTATTCAATGTGATAAAAAGTCATCAGATAATACTAGTACAGGAACTAGCAAAGAAAGCAATTCTGATAATAAAGAACTGTTAGCAATACTGGAAGGTGATGTTGACCCTGATTGGTCTAACTTGAAACCGCCAATTTTAGCAGAGGAAGGAAAACGTTCAGTAAAGATTGAACAAAGTGGTTATAATACACCACCAAAACTTGATCCCTTAGTTGAAAGAGAACTAGCATTGAAACAACTTCTGGAATTACCTGTTGCATCATCTAAAAGAAGTAtacagaaaaagaagaaaataattaaacctACACCTACTAAATCTTCTAAagcaataaaaacaaaaattgtatctaaaacagagaaagaaacaatTGGAATGGAACCAAAAAATAAACCTACAGAATCTGTAGAGGATACAAATTCTTCTGGTTGTGCTTCATCTTCTTTGCTTATCGAGTCCCATGCttcagaaaaaaaaacagataTACGAGTAGATGAGTCAAGATCAGGTAGAAAACGAAAACTTACAGAAAAAGCTAGGGAACATGAACAACAACAGAACATTGTAAAACGtcaaaaagtatataaagGAAAAGTTTCACTGGGCAAGAAGCAACCTCAAGACCAAACTCCACCTGACATTAGCTTAACTGAAAATCATGTATCTAAGGAGACCATGGTGCTTCCCAGTGATGAAGTTAATGTCATAATAACAGATGAAATAACAGAAAAACATgtcacaaataataataaagtagaTATAACATTAGACAAACTTGATGATACAcaaaatgtatgtaatataaaaccTTCAAAACAAAATCTTAATAAAAAGAGATCACAATCTATTACTAAACAAAATATAGcagtaaaaaagatattaaggCAAAACATATCTTCAAATAAGAAAACTGCTACTttaaaaactaaattaaaCACATCAAAGAAATCAGGATCAAAGATAGTCTCAAAGACAAAACGATCTACAGAAAATAATGCTGGAGATTCTAaaccaaaaaagaaaatcataaACGAAATAGATAGATTACTTCAAGATGAAGGTGttgtaaatttattgtacGATGTAGAACAACcagataaaaaaagattagTTCCCATTACCAAATCTCAAGCAAAAGTTATGGATATACAAAAAGTACAACGTGAGCTTAAACTTAGAAAGAAGTTAGTACGTAATGCAGTTTTAAGATTACGTACTTCAGCAGGTGTATCAAAACCAAGATCTAAAAGGACTTCTATATATTTGACTGATATGCAAGTAGATAAAAAAATTGGAGATCAAGCCACACcagtaaaacaaataaatttatctcaAGAGTTTATTTTACCtgcaaaaataagaaatgcaGCAGATGCATCTGTTATAATTAGGAGACATTCATCTAGTTCATTTTCCAGTGCATCTGGAAGTCCTAGAGTTAGTATTGATACTCCAGAGAAAAATGAAGGAGCTAAAGTTGATGAAGGGGGATTCCATTCCTTAAGATCTACAAAAAGACGACATTCGCAagacgaaaaaataaatataaaaaaaagtaaaaagaagatTGTGCAAAAAAGTGACACAGGAATTGATTTTGTTGACATTGTAGAGGATAAAATGGTATTTCCTGAACGTCTTAATAAAAAGTTGGATTCAAAAAAAGCTGATAAAAATCCCAAACAACCAGAAACAGACGAAACTAATAATGGTTTAGGGAAAGTTATTACAAGATCAAATGGTACAGCTACAGGTAAGGTAACAtcaaagacaaagaaaactACAAAGAACAAAGTTACATTTGCTAAAACAAATGAACCAGATAACAATGAAGAATTTTCCAAAGGAGAAGATGAACTTTCAGCCTGCCTTGCAGAAGCTGCTAATGCGCTATCAGTAGTCAATGCTGGGAGTCGGTCTGCAAATTCAGCAACAAATCGCAAAAATAAAG TCAATGCAAATACAACCAAAACACTAGAAtcagataataataaaacaaaaatggaaattcgAAGTCAATTTAGTaataaggaaataaatatacgTCGACATGGAAATCTTGTGCAGTTAATACTTACACCATCATCTTcaacaaaaataagaaatgcTCTCACTCTCcag GTGATGCAAGAATTTCGTGAAACATTATCAATTCTAAAAAAGGATGATGATTGTAGAGTTGTTTTATTAACATCAACAGGTAGCAGTTTTTGTGAAGGTCTCGAATTATCTATGTTGCTACatacaaataaagaaaaacggCGGATACATGCCCAAGAAATGGCAGATGCGGTTAA GGACTTCATTAAAAGTTTAGCATCGTTCAACAAACCTATTGTTGCTGGAGTTCAAGGAGCTGCGGTTGGACTTGGAGTAACAATGTTGCCTTTATTTGATCTTGTGATAGCTAGTGACAAAGCTACATTTAGTACACCTTATGGTAAATTAGGGCAAATTGCTGAAGGTGCTGCTGTATTTACTTTATCACATATATTAGGAAGTGCAATT ACAAGTGAATTATTATTAGGTGGTAGAACTCTAACAGCTAGTGAAGCACTAAGAGCTGGTCTTGTTACTCGAGTTTTATGGCCTGATAGATTTCAAGTTGAATTACTACCAACCCTAAAAGCTATGAGTGAGCAATCCTCACAG